From Roseburia hominis, the proteins below share one genomic window:
- a CDS encoding thiamine pyrophosphate-dependent enzyme: MDEKIEQRRKRARGIKTYGTIRKAVEIGGLEQFQDISLSEAVILGLANQDVRTFIGIFGHGTTDVGEVLRIYEEENVVKTINVRNEVEASHVASMLRWKYGKAAAVFTSIGPGAMQAAAGSLVPLSNGLGIYYLMGDETSQSEGPNMQQIPRREQELFLKVLSTFGPAYSLHTAEAVFTALKRGDVAVNGKAKRSPFYMLLPMNIQPKIIKGCNLLEFPEKSEESKVVSVDMDIYQAAVNAICNASRITVKAGGGASNVPEEVWEEFLELTDAVYVQGLQVPGLYPASKKRHMSVGGSKGSICGNFAMNECDLFIAVGARGVCQWDSSGTALRKSKKIININCDYDDLGQYSNSIRIQGDAKEVLLRLIELLKAAENRASDSKWLKECMKKRVEWEAYKQLRYDNPVLYDEKYGKLILTEPAAIKTVVDFADSHECVKIFDAGDVQANGFQIVTDEKPKQTITDTGSSYMGFAVSSTLAFALAGGRDYPIAFSGDGSFMMNPQVLIDGAQYGLKGMIVVFDNRRMGAITSLQYNQYDVEFRTDDQVVVDYVKMAESIKGVKGFYGGESVEELKKALEQAYEYDGLSLVHVPVYFGRDEMGGLGTFGDWNVGNWCERVQNLKHTIGF; encoded by the coding sequence ATGGACGAAAAAATTGAACAAAGAAGAAAGCGTGCCAGAGGGATTAAAACTTATGGTACAATCCGAAAAGCTGTGGAAATAGGCGGCTTGGAACAATTTCAGGATATTAGCCTTAGTGAGGCGGTTATTCTTGGATTGGCAAATCAGGATGTAAGAACATTTATAGGTATTTTTGGACATGGAACGACGGATGTTGGAGAAGTGCTTCGTATATATGAAGAAGAAAATGTGGTAAAAACGATCAATGTTCGAAATGAGGTAGAGGCTTCTCATGTGGCATCTATGCTGAGATGGAAATACGGAAAAGCCGCTGCAGTGTTTACATCTATAGGGCCAGGAGCTATGCAGGCGGCGGCAGGATCACTGGTTCCATTGTCTAATGGCCTTGGTATTTATTATTTGATGGGTGATGAAACCAGTCAAAGTGAAGGGCCAAACATGCAGCAGATTCCAAGAAGGGAGCAGGAGCTGTTTTTAAAGGTTTTGTCAACTTTTGGCCCGGCATATTCGCTGCATACTGCGGAAGCTGTGTTTACCGCACTGAAGAGAGGCGATGTTGCAGTGAATGGAAAGGCTAAACGATCCCCGTTCTATATGCTGCTTCCGATGAATATCCAGCCCAAAATCATAAAAGGCTGCAATTTGTTGGAATTTCCGGAAAAGTCTGAGGAATCAAAGGTTGTAAGCGTTGATATGGATATTTATCAAGCTGCTGTAAATGCTATTTGTAATGCCTCCAGAATTACGGTAAAAGCAGGAGGTGGAGCTTCCAATGTTCCTGAGGAAGTTTGGGAGGAGTTTTTAGAGCTTACGGATGCCGTTTATGTGCAGGGACTCCAGGTTCCGGGACTGTATCCGGCTTCTAAAAAGCGTCATATGAGTGTTGGTGGTTCTAAAGGCTCCATTTGCGGAAACTTTGCCATGAACGAGTGTGATTTGTTTATCGCTGTTGGGGCCAGAGGTGTCTGTCAGTGGGACAGCTCAGGAACAGCGCTTAGAAAATCTAAGAAGATTATCAATATTAACTGCGATTATGATGATCTGGGGCAGTATAGTAATTCGATTCGGATACAAGGAGATGCAAAAGAAGTCCTTTTGCGGCTGATTGAACTTTTGAAGGCAGCAGAAAATAGAGCGTCCGATTCAAAGTGGCTGAAAGAATGTATGAAGAAACGCGTAGAGTGGGAGGCATACAAACAATTAAGATATGACAACCCTGTTCTATATGACGAGAAGTATGGGAAACTGATTCTCACAGAACCTGCTGCGATTAAGACAGTAGTGGATTTTGCCGATTCTCATGAATGTGTGAAGATATTTGATGCAGGAGACGTTCAGGCAAATGGATTTCAGATTGTAACTGATGAGAAACCCAAGCAGACAATCACAGACACGGGGTCTTCCTATATGGGATTTGCAGTATCCTCGACGCTTGCATTTGCACTTGCAGGAGGAAGGGATTATCCGATAGCTTTCAGCGGTGACGGAAGTTTTATGATGAATCCGCAGGTTTTGATAGATGGAGCTCAGTATGGACTTAAGGGTATGATCGTCGTTTTTGACAACCGGCGTATGGGAGCTATCACAAGCCTTCAGTACAATCAGTATGACGTAGAATTCAGGACAGACGATCAGGTCGTAGTAGATTATGTGAAGATGGCAGAGTCTATTAAAGGAGTAAAAGGCTTTTATGGCGGGGAATCTGTGGAGGAATTGAAAAAAGCTCTGGAACAGGCATACGAGTATGATGGACTGTCCTTGGTACATGTTCCTGTATATTTCGGCAGGGATGAGATGGGAGGTCTTGGAACCTTTGGAGATTGGAATGTGGGAAATTGGTGTGAGAGAGTTCAAAATCTCAAGCATACGATAGGTTTCTAA
- a CDS encoding NosD domain-containing protein — MRTFSDLCEAKPFYYWDMSYDDEAAVSDSMRNKPFDRTACTIDTGAFKGTGIVMEKVKGSSISGITVSGFYWAAKLVNCSGVTVADCDFSDNYTNPEGGWGDQEGGALLMEGVSKSTISGNNANNNANALIMRKSNNNTIKDNSFAIASDVCLEMDNSSYNTVEDNDFSWGIRIDVYDEVHARDSTSSLFESGSNYNSIYNNDFTHGGGILMH; from the coding sequence GTGCGTACATTCAGCGATCTGTGCGAAGCAAAACCTTTCTATTATTGGGATATGTCCTATGACGATGAAGCTGCTGTTTCGGATTCCATGAGAAATAAACCGTTTGACAGAACGGCATGTACAATTGATACAGGTGCTTTCAAAGGAACGGGTATCGTGATGGAGAAAGTGAAAGGTTCTTCCATAAGCGGCATTACGGTAAGCGGCTTCTATTGGGCGGCAAAACTTGTTAATTGTTCAGGAGTTACAGTAGCAGATTGTGATTTTTCTGATAACTATACGAATCCGGAAGGCGGATGGGGCGACCAGGAAGGCGGAGCTCTTCTGATGGAAGGAGTAAGTAAGAGTACAATTAGCGGAAATAATGCAAATAACAATGCAAATGCCCTGATCATGCGGAAAAGCAATAACAATACGATCAAGGATAACAGCTTTGCGATTGCTTCGGACGTTTGTCTGGAAATGGATAATTCAAGCTACAATACCGTAGAGGATAACGATTTTAGCTGGGGTATCCGAATCGATGTATATGATGAAGTTCATGCGCGGGATTCAACAAGTTCCCTGTTTGAATCAGGTTCAAATTATAACTCTATTTACAATAATGATTTCACACATGGCGGCGGTATCTTAATGCACTGA
- a CDS encoding choice-of-anchor R domain-containing protein, translating to MRKISTHQKRFLSMIMTLFMLVATVFGGSVPVVHAEDASDESCVDYTFDASRKTWGLDFGNELDAWGRWQSFTMPEEGTLKSADVWLIKRADESGGTSDIKASLYAMEGGVPSTQIGGEVIVKGSDVTDKGITTINFSDVGKLEEGKQYALFLTMDTLTTSFEKTNGKYDWVSNKTTVVASGDVAGKHNGRGFAAETTVGTMYLKVTYEKIKAGAIDYSHDASGKRSGFDFGSSLDAYSRWQSFTMPEDGNLNSVEVWLIKRTDEGGNTADLVASVYSMSGGVPDKQIGSVTVAGADVVDKGVTTIDLSSVKGLKKDTQYAVVLTTDPLADNLTKTNGRYDWVSSKNIEAARTEAAGQIGVRGTCDETAVVGTMYLKVNYTPGSSSEGPVGPDLPPVPGGAVPYDITLEVSNQDTLEIGGTTKITATVLDQNGAKITDSKIEFSADSDAVTLNAKDGEAVVTGAKEGVAKISVQSGSAVASVDVYVYDQSKDYTIPTAGMVIKKDTALKPGIYNFGGAQTGITIGADNVKVKADYVKIVNAEEEKFVSDTTTGAYAYQLNAVSGKTSTTWRALWCFPVHLPLSLVLTQKQNIFAVSLRFRFQKMACVHSAICAKQNLSIIGICPMTMKLLFRIP from the coding sequence ATGAGAAAGATTTCGACACACCAAAAGCGTTTTTTGAGTATGATCATGACGCTTTTCATGCTGGTGGCGACGGTGTTCGGAGGCAGTGTACCTGTCGTTCACGCAGAAGATGCGTCAGATGAGTCATGCGTTGATTACACGTTTGATGCAAGTAGAAAAACCTGGGGGTTGGATTTTGGAAATGAACTAGATGCGTGGGGCCGTTGGCAGAGTTTTACCATGCCGGAGGAAGGCACGCTAAAATCAGCAGATGTATGGCTGATCAAGAGAGCAGATGAAAGTGGCGGGACAAGCGATATAAAGGCCAGTTTATATGCGATGGAAGGCGGCGTTCCCAGCACTCAGATCGGCGGGGAGGTAATCGTAAAGGGTTCAGACGTTACGGATAAAGGAATTACTACGATAAATTTCAGTGATGTGGGAAAACTGGAGGAAGGAAAGCAGTATGCGCTGTTTCTTACTATGGATACTTTGACTACCAGTTTTGAAAAGACAAATGGGAAGTATGACTGGGTGAGTAATAAAACGACCGTGGTGGCAAGCGGTGATGTGGCCGGAAAACATAACGGCAGAGGATTTGCTGCAGAAACTACAGTAGGAACCATGTATCTTAAGGTCACCTACGAAAAAATAAAGGCAGGGGCAATTGATTATTCTCATGACGCGAGCGGCAAAAGATCAGGATTTGATTTTGGAAGCTCTTTGGATGCCTATAGTCGTTGGCAGAGCTTTACCATGCCGGAAGACGGAAATCTGAATTCTGTTGAAGTATGGCTGATCAAGAGAACAGATGAAGGTGGAAATACGGCCGATCTGGTGGCATCAGTCTATTCTATGTCCGGTGGCGTACCGGATAAGCAGATTGGTTCCGTGACGGTAGCAGGGGCGGATGTGGTGGATAAAGGCGTCACCACGATTGATCTGTCTTCTGTGAAAGGCTTGAAAAAGGATACGCAGTATGCGGTTGTACTTACTACGGATCCCTTGGCAGATAATTTGACAAAGACAAATGGAAGATACGACTGGGTAAGCAGCAAAAATATTGAGGCGGCCAGGACAGAAGCAGCCGGTCAGATTGGAGTAAGGGGTACCTGCGATGAGACGGCCGTAGTAGGCACAATGTATCTGAAGGTCAATTATACACCGGGAAGCAGCTCGGAGGGGCCGGTAGGTCCGGATCTTCCACCGGTGCCTGGAGGGGCAGTTCCCTATGATATTACCCTTGAAGTAAGCAATCAGGATACTCTGGAAATCGGCGGAACAACTAAGATCACGGCAACGGTTCTGGATCAAAATGGCGCTAAGATCACGGATTCTAAGATAGAATTTTCTGCGGATTCCGATGCTGTAACTCTAAATGCAAAAGATGGCGAAGCTGTCGTTACAGGCGCAAAAGAAGGAGTTGCCAAAATTTCCGTGCAGAGCGGAAGTGCTGTCGCAAGTGTAGATGTTTACGTTTACGATCAGAGCAAGGATTATACCATACCAACGGCTGGCATGGTCATAAAGAAAGATACGGCGTTAAAACCGGGTATCTATAATTTTGGAGGGGCACAGACAGGAATTACGATCGGTGCGGACAATGTAAAAGTAAAAGCAGATTATGTAAAGATCGTAAATGCAGAGGAAGAAAAATTCGTATCTGATACGACAACAGGAGCTTATGCATATCAGCTTAATGCCGTGTCCGGAAAAACTTCTACAACATGGCGCGCTCTCTGGTGCTTTCCGGTGCATCTTCCATTAAGCTTAGTTTTGACTCAAAAGCAAAACATTTTTGCGGTATCCTTAAGGTTCAGGTTTCAGAAGATGGCGTGCGTACATTCAGCGATCTGTGCGAAGCAAAACCTTTCTATTATTGGGATATGTCCTATGACGATGAAGCTGCTGTTTCGGATTCCATGA
- a CDS encoding TIM barrel protein, whose product MPENPYDPKYQEVLTACKSIVEKCKENGQIFLFETGQETPVTLKRAIQDIEKELGEGHVGINLDPANLIMYGKANPIDALDVFGEYVRGIHGKDGLYPTDGHYLGKEVLLGQGKVNYPDFIKKLREIGYDGDITIEREISGEEQKRDIVKAKEILDKLIEM is encoded by the coding sequence ATGCCCGAAAATCCTTACGATCCCAAATATCAGGAAGTACTTACGGCATGCAAGAGTATTGTAGAAAAATGTAAAGAAAATGGGCAGATTTTCCTGTTTGAGACGGGGCAGGAAACGCCGGTGACTTTGAAACGTGCGATTCAGGATATTGAAAAGGAGCTTGGAGAAGGGCATGTTGGAATTAACCTTGATCCGGCGAATCTGATCATGTACGGTAAGGCAAATCCTATCGATGCGCTGGACGTATTTGGCGAATATGTGCGCGGCATTCACGGTAAGGACGGGCTGTATCCTACGGATGGGCACTATCTTGGAAAAGAAGTACTTCTCGGACAGGGAAAGGTAAATTATCCGGATTTTATCAAGAAATTAAGAGAAATCGGATATGACGGCGATATCACGATCGAACGGGAAATTTCTGGCGAAGAACAGAAAAGGGATATCGTAAAGGCAAAGGAAATACTAGATAAGCTTATTGAAATGTAA
- a CDS encoding Gfo/Idh/MocA family oxidoreductase, whose amino-acid sequence MKKLRVALVGCGRNIEKAKSFADKFPGCKYTADFDEILDNKIDIVHLCLPHYLHPKMAIKAMKAGIHVMTEKPISITLQEADEMLKVQRETGMKLGVIFQTRYTKSVETLKAMIERGDFGRILSARSYLTWNRPASYYEDSDWKGTWDKEGGGVLIDQATHSVDRVRYLVGSDVVWIDGGIHNYVHDFVKVENTAHAIMMFENGCLYNLYACNTYGLDSSILIELVGEKGRCGLKQDTGFYEIGDTYEEIYDAYIPASVGPVYWGSSHYIQLRDFYDSVLLDKPVAVDGLEGRKTLEIIKGIYLSSATGKRITIPFEDVSYVNINKIEKDGTAEK is encoded by the coding sequence ATGAAAAAATTGAGAGTTGCCCTTGTAGGATGTGGCCGTAATATCGAAAAAGCGAAATCGTTTGCAGACAAATTTCCCGGGTGTAAATATACGGCCGATTTTGACGAGATACTGGATAACAAGATCGACATTGTTCACCTCTGTCTTCCTCATTATCTTCACCCTAAGATGGCTATAAAGGCCATGAAAGCCGGAATTCACGTTATGACGGAAAAACCGATTTCCATCACTTTGCAGGAAGCTGACGAGATGCTTAAGGTGCAGCGGGAAACCGGAATGAAATTAGGTGTGATCTTCCAGACCAGATATACAAAAAGTGTAGAAACTTTGAAAGCTATGATCGAACGCGGAGATTTTGGAAGGATTCTGTCTGCCCGCTCTTATCTCACCTGGAACCGCCCGGCCAGTTATTATGAAGACAGCGACTGGAAGGGAACCTGGGATAAGGAAGGCGGAGGCGTTTTGATTGACCAGGCTACCCACAGCGTCGACAGAGTACGCTACCTGGTGGGAAGCGATGTGGTGTGGATAGACGGAGGTATTCACAATTATGTACATGATTTTGTAAAAGTTGAAAACACTGCACATGCAATTATGATGTTTGAAAATGGATGCCTGTACAACTTGTACGCATGCAACACTTACGGACTGGATTCCTCGATTCTGATTGAGCTTGTCGGTGAAAAGGGCCGTTGTGGCCTAAAGCAGGATACCGGCTTCTATGAAATCGGTGATACCTATGAGGAAATTTATGACGCCTACATACCGGCAAGTGTCGGTCCTGTCTATTGGGGAAGCAGCCATTATATCCAGCTCCGTGATTTTTATGATTCCGTGTTATTGGATAAACCTGTGGCGGTTGATGGGTTAGAAGGACGTAAGACATTGGAGATTATTAAGGGAATCTATCTGTCTTCTGCAACTGGCAAGCGGATTACTATTCCTTTTGAAGATGTTTCATATGTAAATATTAATAAAATCGAAAAAGATGGGACTGCCGAAAAATAG
- a CDS encoding DUF2975 domain-containing protein, with amino-acid sequence MEYEKIAKFTKWILDFMFFAGIIVVITVPLWLKFGGLYYSREIMKHYWLMLIVFVLSGLLGIFILNELRKMMRTVLEQNCFVMENVLSLKKMARYSIAISIFFAIKVAFFPTPATLIIVLVFFIAALFSLVLSCVFKQAIDYKNENDLTI; translated from the coding sequence ATGGAATATGAAAAAATTGCAAAATTTACAAAATGGATTCTTGATTTTATGTTTTTTGCCGGAATCATTGTTGTGATTACCGTGCCGCTCTGGCTCAAGTTTGGGGGGCTGTACTACTCAAGGGAGATCATGAAGCATTACTGGCTGATGCTGATCGTATTCGTATTATCCGGTCTGCTTGGAATATTTATCTTGAATGAATTGAGAAAAATGATGAGGACTGTATTGGAACAGAATTGTTTTGTCATGGAGAATGTGCTCAGTTTGAAAAAAATGGCAAGATATAGTATTGCTATCTCTATATTTTTTGCCATTAAAGTCGCATTTTTTCCTACACCTGCGACCTTGATCATCGTACTTGTATTTTTCATAGCTGCACTTTTCAGCCTGGTCCTTTCCTGTGTATTTAAACAGGCCATTGATTACAAAAATGAAAATGATCTTACAATTTAG
- a CDS encoding helix-turn-helix transcriptional regulator, translating to MAIMINLDVMMAKRKIGLTELSKEVDITMANLSILKNNKAKAIRFTTLEAICKALDCQPGDILEYIPDREN from the coding sequence ATGGCAATTATGATAAACTTAGACGTTATGATGGCAAAGAGAAAGATCGGGCTCACGGAGCTTTCCAAAGAAGTAGATATTACGATGGCCAACCTGTCCATATTAAAAAATAATAAAGCGAAAGCCATTCGATTTACAACGCTGGAAGCAATCTGCAAAGCCCTGGACTGCCAGCCGGGAGATATTCTTGAATATATTCCGGATAGGGAAAATTAG